The DNA sequence CATCAGCATTAGTTATTTCTAAACAACGAATGGCATCTTCTACAGAAAAAATATCACCGTTGGCAATAACAGGAATACTCAATTTTTCCTTTACCTGAGCAATTATATCCCATCTAGCTTTACCAGTATAACCCTGCTCACGGGTACGTCCATGAATAGTAATCATTTGAACCCCTGCTGTTTCCATTTTTTCAGCAAAATCAAGAATATTAATTTCATCATCATTCCAACCAATACGGGTTTTCACTGTAACAGGCACATTTACAGCTTGTTTTACTTCTTTAACAATGGCTTCGGCAATTTCTGGTTGTCTGAGTAAGCGAGAGCCTCCCCCTTTTTTGGTAATCTTATTTACTGGACATCCCATATTTATATCAATGGTTTTTGCTCCTTCTCGAACAGCTTTTTGGGCGGCTTCTGCCATAAAATCAGGACGACAATCAAATAATTGAATACTTATGGGTTGCTCATGGGGGTCAATTTCCATTAATCTGGGTAATTGTTGCAGGTGGTGAATTTCTGTCGCACTTACCATCTCTGTATAAGTCATTGACTCAGGGGCATAGCGTCTGACTAATCGGCGAAATACTAAGTCAGTTACTCCCGAAAGAGGGGATTGTAAAACTCGACTGTTAATAAGCACTGAACCGATTTTTAAAGGAGTTGATAGTTTTTCTTTGAGTGAGGTATTTGTTATTTCCATTTTTTCGATTTTTTATTGACATTTATTAATCAATCTTTGAATTTAAACTAGACAGCATTTTCTAAATATTTTTGATTAACTCTTAAACATAGCTAAATTTTTCAATTCTTTGACTAACTAATTAATTTGCCAGAAATAGATTAAACTCTGAATCTGAAACCTTCCTAAATTAAGATATTTTTGGGTCTAACTGAGGTAATTCTTCTTAGAAATTCCTAGCTCGGTGTCCTTGATTTTGATAAAATGGGATGTTGAATTAATTATTTATATTATCAGTGCGATCAACGTAGCCGCACCTTCGGTGACTGCGTTTAAGATAAAACTTCGCATAACGTATCTACAATTAATTCTCTTTCAATCCTTATTATTGTTAACGCATTCAGTATCTAAACATCAATGAAGCATACTATCTCAGTTTTGGTAGAAGATGAAGCAGGGGTTTTAACAAGAATTGCTGGTTTATTTGCCCGTAGGGGTTTCAATATTGAAAGTTTGGCAGTAGGACCTGCTGAACAATCTGGTATTTCAAGAATAACAATGGTTGTCCCCGGTGATGATGATACCATTGAGCAACTAACAAAACAATTACATAAATTAATTAACGTCATTAAAGTAACTGATATTACTAAAATTCCCTGTGTCGAAAGAGAGTTAATGCTAGTAAAAGTCAGTGCTAATAGCAGTAATCGTAGTGAAGTTTTACAAATTGTTCAGATTTTTAGAGCAAAGGTAGTAGATATTTCTGATGATAGTCTTATTTTAGAGGTGGTAGGCGATCCGGGTAAAATGGTGGCAATTATTTCTATGTTAAGTAAATTTGGTATTAAAGAAATTGCTCGAACAGGAAAAGTTGCCCTTGTGAGAGAGTCTGGGGTAAATACTGAATATCTCAAGTCTTTACAAGTAAAAGCCTAATCACAATTAATTAGAATTTAGGGAAGAGGAAATTAAGAATTAGCTTCCTCCTTTTTCCCTATCCTAACCTGAGTTCGGGATAAACTTTCATCTATGAATGATGGTGAAAAGGGCTGCCGTTGGGCAAAGGTGAATAGTGTTGGGGTGAATAGTTGATAATTAAAAGGTGACAGGTTTCAGGTGTTAGATGTTAGAAAATTTCCGAATTTTTAATTCTCCCTACTCCCTACTCCCCACTCCCCTACTTTTATAAAACCCCGAACCCCGAACTCCGAACTCCGAACCCTTATCCGATATTCTTAAACTTAACTGAGGTTAATTTTTAATACCTTGATAGGCAATAGTTAAAAATTGATCAGAAGTTAGAAAACCATCGCCCCATTCTTGATCTAAATCTGCAAGGGGTTTTTCCGAGATAATATCATCTAAAGTCATGTTTTGAGCTACTTTCTGTTTTACTCTTTCATTAACTGTTTTTAACATCTCTTGAAATTTCATTAAAGAAGTGCGATCGCCTCTTTCTCCATGGCCTGGTATAATAATAGTCTGCTCACTACACAACGCCAAAATTTGGTCAATAGCAGAAATCATACCATCAATAGATCCTCCTGCTTCCGTGTCAATAAAAGGATAAAAGCCATTAAAAAATAAATCTCCAGTGTGAATAATATTTTCTTTGGCAAAATGAATCACAATATCACTATTTGTATGAGCAGGTGGTACAGCAAAAGCCTTGATATGATTCCCATTAATATGAAAATTACTCACATCATTAAAAGTAATTTTTGGGAGTGCCGAAACAGGAGATGCTTTGACATCCATTCCTAAAACAGGATAAGAATGATCTTTTTGCATCTGCTTAAAAGTGTTATCGTGAGCAATAATTAGAGCTCCGTCATTAGCAAAGTTCTCATTACCTCCAACATGATCAAAATGATAATGAGTATTGATTAAATAATTAATAGGTCTTCTATTTATGAGCTTAATTTCATCTTTGATTTTGTCCGATAGATAAGCGAATTGACTATCAATCATTAAAACTCCGTCATCCCCAACAGAAAGTCCTATATTACCGCCTTCTCCCGTTAGCATATAAATATTATCTTTCAGAGGAATAATTCTGATATTTACAGCTTCTGAGTTTTGAGCTAAGATTTTTTGACTATCTGTCAAGGGTTTTTCGTGAGCGGCAATACTTTCATTAAAAACAAAAATACTAGCAAGACTCACCAAGAAAATTAAACTTAGAAAACGAGATATTTTTTTCAACATAAAATTCCTCAACTACAAATTCTTTTATATATTACTTTAGTTAGAATTTATTTAAAAGT is a window from the Cyanobacterium sp. Dongsha4 genome containing:
- the dusB gene encoding tRNA dihydrouridine synthase DusB, coding for MEITNTSLKEKLSTPLKIGSVLINSRVLQSPLSGVTDLVFRRLVRRYAPESMTYTEMVSATEIHHLQQLPRLMEIDPHEQPISIQLFDCRPDFMAEAAQKAVREGAKTIDINMGCPVNKITKKGGGSRLLRQPEIAEAIVKEVKQAVNVPVTVKTRIGWNDDEINILDFAEKMETAGVQMITIHGRTREQGYTGKARWDIIAQVKEKLSIPVIANGDIFSVEDAIRCLEITNADGIMCSRGTLGYPFLVGQIDYFLKTGQLLPIPSLLERLECAKEHLIGLWEYKGKRGIYQARKHLTWYCQGFKGATEFRDKCTRIDTVEEGINLLQDAITKVTPSAIAQTKLSLH
- the ilvN gene encoding acetolactate synthase small subunit — protein: MKHTISVLVEDEAGVLTRIAGLFARRGFNIESLAVGPAEQSGISRITMVVPGDDDTIEQLTKQLHKLINVIKVTDITKIPCVERELMLVKVSANSSNRSEVLQIVQIFRAKVVDISDDSLILEVVGDPGKMVAIISMLSKFGIKEIARTGKVALVRESGVNTEYLKSLQVKA
- a CDS encoding MBL fold metallo-hydrolase, which gives rise to MLKKISRFLSLIFLVSLASIFVFNESIAAHEKPLTDSQKILAQNSEAVNIRIIPLKDNIYMLTGEGGNIGLSVGDDGVLMIDSQFAYLSDKIKDEIKLINRRPINYLINTHYHFDHVGGNENFANDGALIIAHDNTFKQMQKDHSYPVLGMDVKASPVSALPKITFNDVSNFHINGNHIKAFAVPPAHTNSDIVIHFAKENIIHTGDLFFNGFYPFIDTEAGGSIDGMISAIDQILALCSEQTIIIPGHGERGDRTSLMKFQEMLKTVNERVKQKVAQNMTLDDIISEKPLADLDQEWGDGFLTSDQFLTIAYQGIKN